Proteins encoded by one window of Lathyrus oleraceus cultivar Zhongwan6 chromosome 1, CAAS_Psat_ZW6_1.0, whole genome shotgun sequence:
- the LOC127101662 gene encoding eukaryotic translation initiation factor 4 gamma-like, producing the protein MLNETTSPSSSSSPESPPYYNLSSDTEPSDPHSPTLAQLQTRALASQQPTQSIPEPEVTSSPTEEPNTTTSDPPPSETIHAETQPPNSDIPPPNTSVEPQTPTLNLIPPTSPPLAFEPENTLPTLEEAIMVFAKASVDKLKGLSEQVRNDFIRDVEIKLQERLAREVEERARKEAEEKAKQEELQRVKEVEAKALAAAAVAGEAEAQAKAAAETEARLAEESATKESS; encoded by the exons ATGCTAAACGAAACAACCTCACCCTCTTCATCTTCCTCTCCAGAATCACCACCCTACTATAACCTTTCCTCAGATACCGAACCATCTGACCCTCACTCCCCAACTCTGGCTCAGCTCCAAACacgtgctctggcctctcaacagcCAACACAATCCATTCCTGAACCAGAAGTCACCTCATCACCCACAGAAGAACCAAACACAACCACATCTGACCCTCCACCATCTGAAACAATTCACGCTGAAACACAACCACCCAACTCTGACATACCCCCACCAAATACATCCGTTGAACCACAAACTCCCACACTCAACCTCAtccctcccacttctccaccCCTAGCATTTGAACCTGAAAACACCCTTCCAACCCTTGAGGAAGCAATAATGGTATTTGCAAAAGCTTCggttgacaag CTGAAGGgcctctctgagcaagtccgcaacgacttcatcagagacgtTGAGATCAAACTTCAGGAGCGCCTAGCCAGAGAAGTTGAGGAGCGAGCACGCAAAGAAGCAGAAGAGAAAGCCAAGCAAGAAGAACTGCAAAGGGTAAAGGAAGttgaagccaaagctctagctgcTGCCGCTGTTGCCGgtgaagctgaagcacaagccAAAGCTGCCGCTGAAACAGAAGCACGCCTAGCTGAAGAGTCTGCCACCAAG GAGAGTAGCTAG